One genomic segment of Atribacterota bacterium includes these proteins:
- a CDS encoding GSU2403 family nucleotidyltransferase fold protein: MLDLHNSELLFFEVLADLKEYLDDLVVVGGWLAYLYSNFLWRNISIEPITTVDIDFGLSEKSNKIYHQNIYQILSSLDYEQHHIKIGKIFPVAFYKKGVIPVEFIVDSNVNVKKLENLLGTKISVNKIAKFDFLIKNNILLKIKGGKRKNIYTIKCPKPSAFLYHKGVTFIDRENKAKQAKDLYYMYFILRYAEDLDVILKEIHHYYDSGYFLNEFINIKEYFKRRTSPGCLMVERENGLDEYIDDVRNDIFNRFNQLLEFLE; this comes from the coding sequence TTGCTTGATTTACACAATTCTGAGTTATTATTTTTTGAAGTACTTGCAGATTTAAAAGAATATTTAGATGATCTTGTTGTTGTAGGTGGCTGGTTAGCTTATTTGTATAGCAACTTTTTATGGAGAAATATTTCAATAGAGCCGATTACAACAGTAGATATTGATTTTGGATTAAGTGAAAAAAGCAATAAAATATATCATCAAAATATATATCAAATATTATCTTCATTAGATTATGAACAACATCATATAAAAATAGGAAAAATATTTCCTGTTGCTTTTTACAAAAAGGGCGTCATACCTGTTGAGTTTATAGTTGATTCTAATGTAAATGTTAAGAAATTAGAAAACTTACTTGGAACAAAAATAAGTGTTAATAAGATTGCAAAGTTTGATTTTTTAATAAAAAATAACATTTTACTAAAAATCAAAGGTGGTAAGCGTAAAAATATTTACACTATTAAATGTCCAAAGCCCTCTGCATTTTTATATCATAAAGGAGTAACATTTATAGACAGAGAGAATAAAGCGAAACAAGCGAAAGATTTATATTATATGTATTTTATTTTGAGATATGCTGAAGATTTGGATGTTATTTTGAAAGAAATTCATCATTATTATGATAGCGGGTATTTTTTAAATGAATTTATAAATATAAAAGAGTATTTTAAAAGAAGAACAAGCCCTGGTTGTTTAATGGTTGAACGGGAAAATGGACTAGATGAATATATTGATGATGTTAGGAACGATATTTTTAATAGGTTCAACCAATTATTGGAATTTTTAGAGTAA